The following proteins are co-located in the Gloeocapsa sp. PCC 7428 genome:
- a CDS encoding FGGY-family carbohydrate kinase has product MFDTVKDNYTLGIDFGTSGARAVVIDDLGVVQAETRKSLTGEDITQVKAWENALFSLIAEIPPKIRQQIHAIAIDGTSSTVLLCDTTGTPVTTPLMYNDTRGVAVREQLKAIAPPNHTVLSATSSLAKLLWLSQQPTFSDAKYFLHQADWLAFLLHGKLGISDYHNALKLGYDVEHFCYPAWLTQPAIAFGAGLRPIAHLLPQVVVPGTPVAEVTASVATRFRLRRDCYVCAGTTDSIAAFLASGATSPGEAVTSLGSTLVLKLLSHTRIENSLYGVYSHRLGDLWLTGGASNTGGAVLKQFFSNTELEQFSRQIDPQQISPLDYYPLLQSGDRFPVNDPNLQPRLEPQPNNRVEFLHGLLESIARIEYQGYQLLQQLGATPLIRIYTAGGGAANTTWTAIRQRYFDVPLVMSQHTEAAYGTALLAMRGINHNRNS; this is encoded by the coding sequence GTGTTTGACACCGTAAAAGATAATTACACACTTGGGATAGATTTTGGTACCTCTGGTGCAAGAGCAGTAGTTATCGATGATCTAGGAGTAGTGCAAGCCGAAACGAGAAAGTCGCTGACAGGAGAGGACATTACGCAGGTAAAGGCTTGGGAAAACGCTTTATTTAGCTTAATTGCGGAAATTCCGCCAAAAATACGCCAACAAATTCATGCGATCGCCATTGATGGAACTTCTTCAACGGTTCTATTGTGCGATACAACAGGAACGCCAGTGACAACACCACTGATGTACAACGATACGCGCGGAGTCGCAGTACGAGAACAATTAAAAGCGATCGCACCGCCGAATCACACAGTATTGAGTGCGACATCGAGTTTAGCAAAGCTGTTGTGGCTATCACAGCAACCAACATTTAGCGATGCGAAATATTTCTTACATCAAGCTGATTGGTTAGCGTTTCTGCTTCACGGGAAACTTGGGATCAGCGACTATCACAATGCGTTAAAACTCGGCTACGACGTCGAGCATTTTTGCTATCCTGCGTGGCTGACACAACCAGCGATCGCCTTTGGCGCTGGGCTTCGCCCAATCGCGCATTTATTACCGCAAGTTGTCGTTCCTGGTACGCCTGTTGCAGAAGTCACAGCAAGCGTTGCAACACGCTTTCGCTTGCGCCGTGATTGCTACGTATGTGCGGGAACAACCGATAGTATCGCCGCGTTTCTTGCAAGTGGTGCAACTTCCCCAGGAGAAGCTGTAACATCACTCGGTTCAACTTTGGTACTCAAGCTTTTAAGTCATACACGCATAGAGAATAGCCTGTATGGCGTTTATAGCCATCGCTTAGGTGACTTATGGTTAACAGGAGGGGCTTCTAATACAGGGGGCGCAGTACTGAAGCAATTTTTTTCCAACACCGAGTTAGAACAATTTAGCCGTCAGATTGATCCCCAACAAATCAGCCCACTTGATTACTATCCGTTATTGCAAAGTGGCGATCGCTTTCCAGTCAACGATCCCAACCTACAACCGCGCCTCGAACCACAACCAAATAATCGCGTCGAGTTTCTGCACGGATTATTAGAAAGCATTGCCCGTATCGAATACCAAGGTTATCAACTACTGCAACAACTCGGTGCAACTCCTCTCATCCGAATTTACACGGCGGGCGGCGGTGCGGCGAATACAACCTGGACTGCGATTCGTCAGCGTTACTTTGATGTACCGTTAGTGATGTCGCAGCACACCGAGGCGGCTTATGGTACTGCCTTACTCGCGATGCGCGGTATCAATCACAACAGGAACTCATAA